In one Antennarius striatus isolate MH-2024 chromosome 15, ASM4005453v1, whole genome shotgun sequence genomic region, the following are encoded:
- the rph3aa gene encoding rabphilin-3A → MNVSGFPPGEELTDEEKEIINSVLARAAMMETMEQERIGRLSSRLDNIKKTACGDGHSHCLLCGSSFGPQGVTAVLCVQCKKHICSKCGIRSNSRTCPAWLCRICNEQQEVQKRSGAWFFKGRDQQGLPPPLTLSRPRQSSLENNSAAGGHDGSQEPAPQQYEPQQQQQSCPSQQWEQTARTADSYNDTESSPAVVMKTERQVLASKPPRANAQQAASASALTANAENKRSESEEMRPPPPVQEERQPVIYSSHVPATRNIPPVNPVVNNPPAARPPPDRTEEEDDYDSDDATTLGSLEFSLLYEQESHALHCCIVKAKGLKPMDSNGLADPYVKLHLLPGASKSNKLRTKTLKNTLNPVWNETLVYHGITDEEMSRKTLRLSVSDEDKFGHNEFIGETRVALKKLKFDQKKNFSVCLERVIPVKKAVGGQSRGMALYEDDLNEAEDSEERGRILVSLMYNSQQNRLMVGVVRCAHLAAMDSNGYSDPFVKICLKPDMGKKAKNKTQIKKKTLNPEFNEEFGYDIKHGELAKKTLDISVWDYDMGKSNDFIGGCQLGIQAKGECLKHWYECLKNKDKKIERWHVLLNDNTVQFDD, encoded by the exons ATGAATGTGTCTGGATTCCCCCCAGGAGAGGAGCTCACGGATGAAGAGAAGGAGATCATCAACAGCGTCCTGGCTCGTGCAGCCATGATGGAGACCATGGAGCAGGAGAGGATCGG GCGTCTTTCCAGTCGGCTGGATAACATCAAGAAGACTGCGTGTGGTGACGGACACTCGCATTGCCTGTTGTGTGGGTCGTCTTTTGGGCCGCAGGGGGTCACAGCGGTCCTCTGTGTGCAGTGCAAAAAG CACATTTGCAGCAAATGCGGGATTCGAAGCAACAGCAGGACGTGTCCGGCATGGCTGTGCAGAATCTGCAATGAACAGCAAGag gtcCAGAAGCGTTCAGGTGCCTGGTTCTTCAAGGGACGAGACCAGCAGGGTCTGCCGCCCCCCCTCACTCTGTCCAGACCTCGACAGTCCAGCCTCGAGAACAATTCGGCTGCTGGGGGCCACGATGGATCACAGGAACCTGCACCACAGCAATATG agccacagcagcagcagcagtcctgTCCATCACAACAATGGGAGCAGACAGCAAGAACAGCTGACAGCTATAATGACACCGAGTCCTCTCCAGCAGTGGTAATGAAGACTGAGAGACAAGTGTTAGCCTCCAAACCACCTCGAGCAAATGCACAACAGGCCGCCTCCGCTTCAG CTCTTACAGCAAATGCGGAAAACAAACGCTCGGAGAGTGAAGAGATGAGGCCTCCTCCACCTGTGCAGGAGGAGAGACAACCTGTCATCTACAGCTCACATGTACCTGCGACCAGAAATATTCCACCTGTTAATCCAGTGGTTAACAACCCCCCCGCCGCACGACCCCCACCTGAtcgaacagaggaggaggatgactaTGACTCGGATGATGCCA cCACTCTTGGATCTTTGGAGTTCAGTCTCCTTTACGAACAGGAGAGTCACGCCCTTCACTGCTGTATCGTTAAAGCTAAG GGTTTAAAACCAATGGACTCAAATGGACTTGCTGACCCGTACGTGAAGCTGCACCTCCTACCAGGAGCCAGTAAG TCAAACAAGCTTCGCACCAAGACGCTTAAGAACACTCTGAACCCCGTGTGGAACGAGACTCTGGTCTATCATGGAATCACTGATGAAGAAATGTCGCGCAAAACTCTCAG GCTATCAGTGAGCGACGAGGACAAGTTTGGACACAACGAATTCATAGGAGAGACACGAGTCGCCCTGAAGAAGCTCAAGTTCGACCAGAAGAAGAACTTCAGTGTTTGTTTAGAGCGAGTGATCCCG GTGAAGAAGGCTGTTGGAGGACAATCTCGTGGCATGGCTCTCTATGAGGATGAT CTGAATGAAGCCGAGGACTCGGAGGAGAGGGGCCGCATCCTGGTGTCCCTGATGTACAACAGTCAGCAGAACCGTCTGATGGTGGGCGTGGTCCGCTGCGCTCACCTGGCCGCTATGGACTCCAACGGATACTCTGACCCCTTTGTCAAAAT ATGTCTGAAGCCAGATATGGGGAAGAAagcaaagaacaaaacacagaTCAAAAAGAAGACCCTCAATCCAGAGTTTAATGAG GAGTTTGGTTATGACATAAAACACGGCGAGCTGGCCAAGAAGACCCTTGACATCTCAGTCTGGGACTATGACATGGGAAAATCCAATGATTTCATTG GAGGATGTCAGTTAGGCATCCAGGCTAAAGGCGAGTGTTTGAAGCACTGGTACGAATGCCTCAAGAACAAGGACAAGAAGATCGAGCGCTGGCACGTTCTGCTAAATGACAACACCGTCCAGTTTGACGATTAG